The genome window CCATCGACCAATATCGTGTGTGCCAGGAGGTAAGGCTGCAGGGCTACCTGGCTGGGGATCCAAGCCATGAGTCTGGGCTTGGGGGCTTCCTGAGGCACAACTTGGTGTCTCCAGAGCTCACAGGAGCCCTGCAGGGGTGGGACAGGGTGGGGTAGGGGCAGCTGAAGAGGAAGGAGCCCCTGGAGAGAGGTTTGAGCCAAGCCTGCCCCAGGGGAGCGTCTCTGGCTGGTTGTGTTTTCAGGGACTGAACTGGTGCCTGGGACTCCAGCTTTGTGTGGGGTACTGCATTGTATGTAGTCACAGCCCTAAGTAATGGGGAGCACTGGGGGACTGGGGCTTGGAAGAGATACAAGCTGAGAGGAGCAAAGAAGCTGGCAGCTGATAGCGAAAGACCAGAGACTCACAAACATGCCGTTTGCAGGGAAAATGAGGAACAAGGGTCAGCTCCCGAAGAGGCCCCTTCCACACCCATAGCCATCCCTTAGGGTCTCTTCCATCTGCTTAGGGTCCCTTCCACCCCCTTAGGGTCTCTTCCACCCCCTTAGGGTCTCTTCTACCCTCTTAGTGTCTCTTCCATCTGCTTAGGGTCTCTTCCACTCCTGGTCGGCTTGGAGGCCACCCTTGTCATTGATTCTATATAGATTTCATGTGGATGAAAGTTGTGCAGGATGCACAGTGGGTAATGCCAgccctgtccctccctccccgGTGCTGTCTGGAGCCTCCAGGTGTCAGCCGGCACCTATCCTGAGCTGGCACACGGAGGGCCCCAAAACTGCTGCCTTCGAGTCCCACTCTTCCTCCCCTGTCCCAGGTGCTGGAACGCTCCCGAGACGTGGTAGATGATGTCAGCGTCTCTCTGCGCCTCTGGGACACCTTTGGAGACCACCACAAAGACCGTCGCTTTGCTTATGGGAGGTAGGGAAGGCCTCTGGCCGCCTGCAGAGAACCAACGGGGTGggttttttcctgcttttcccaGGAACCAAGCACCTCTGTGAAATTTCAGCTGGCAAGAAGGAGTGGAGAAAACAGCTCTGGCAGAGCCTCGTGGGGGCTGGGGCAGCCTGGGGCAGGGAAGGGAGCCTGGGCCCGGGATCAGGAAGCCTGGATTGACTTCCAGCTCTGTGCCTAGTGGCTCTGAGATGATGTTTCTCAGTTGTGAAGTGGTAAAAATGGCCATTTCTAACTCACAAGATAGCTGTAAGGCCAAAACAAGTCTTGAGCTCTAAAATGCCACATCAATTGGAGGTATTGTTATTCTATGTTTTGTGTAAGAACACGTGAGCAGATACCTAAACCAGGTGTGGGAGTGtatggggctggggtggggcagatGTTCCAGGACCAGGTCAGCTACTGCTTGCTTCTCTGCTCGTAACCTTACTCTCCCACCCGCAGATCGGACGTGGTGGTTCTGTGCTTCTCCATTGCCAACCCCAATTCCCTCCACCATGTCAAGACCATGTGGTACCCAGAAATCAAGCACTTCTGCCCCCGAGCACCTGTCATCTTGGTGGGCTGCCAGTTGGACCTGCGCTACGCTGACCTGGAGGCTGTCAACAGGGCTAGGCGACCCTTGGCTAGGTAGGAGGTGCTGGTACCAACGAGACAAACAGGGATGGATACCTCACCATGGCTCCCTGCTCAGCCCCGGGGGAATTCCACTGAGCCTCATGTCTCTCCCTCCATTTGGAGCAAGCTTGCATCGGGAGTCAACAAgcatgctcattcattcattcattcgtatACCTGTCGCACACCTCTGGTGTGGGCAGTGCTGTGTAAAACACCatgaagaaagacaaagaggaagaggTGATATTTGCATGAAAAAGTCCTATAATTTTGCTGAGGGATCCACTAAATATGTGAGCATGTTAAATATCCCTGTGAAGCATTGCCTGCTAATTGCCAGAGAGGCAGTGCTGTCACGGCTTTGCACTGGAGCGGTCACTGGGGCCTGGCATAGTAGGGAAAGCTTTCTGGAAGAAGGAGGGCTTGGGGTGGACCTTGAAGGAGCTTGATGGGATTTGGCCAGACAGAGCAGGGCAGGAGTGGGTGGGGACTGGCACCCAGACCCTGAGCAGAGTCCCTCCAGCCTGTGGAAGAACAGGCAGCTCCCTCCACCACCAACACAAGCTTGGTTTCCTTCTTGAACCCACCAGGCCCATCAAACCTAACGAAATCCTGCCCCCAGAGAAGGGTCGGGAGGTGGCCAAGGAGCTGGGCATCCCCTACTATGAGACTAGCGTGGTGGCCCAGTTCGGCATCAAGGACGTCTTTGACAACGCCATCCGAGCTGCACTCATCTCCCGCCGCCACCTGCAGTTCTGGAAGTCCCACCTCCGCAACGTGCAGCGGCCTTTGCTGCAGGCACCCTTCCTACCCCCCAAGCCACCGCCCCCCATCATCGTGGTGCCCGAGCCCCCCTCCAGCAGCGAGGAGTGCCCCGCCCACCTCCTGGAGGACCCGCTCTGCGCGGACGTCATCCTGGTGCTGCAGGAGCGGGTGCGCATCTTTGCCCACAAGATCTACCTCTCCACCTCTTCCTCCAAGTTCTATGACCTGTTCCTCATGGACCTGAGTGAGGGGGAGCTGGGGGGCCCCTCGGGGCCAGGGGGCGCCTGCCCAGAGGACCACCAGGGCCACCCTGatcaacaccaccaccatcaccaccaccaccatgggCGAGACTTCCTGCTCCGAGCAGCCAGCTTTGACGTATGCGAGAGCGTGGATGAGGCTGGGGGCTCTGGTCCTGCTGGCCTCCGTGCTTCCACCAGCGACGGGATCTTACGGGGCAACGGAACAGGGTACCTGCCGGGCAGGGGTCGTGTGCTCTCTTCCTGGAGCCGAGCTTTTGTGAGCATCCAGGAAGAGATGGCAGAAGATCCTCTCACCTACAAATCCCggctgatggtggtggtgaagATGGACAATTCCATCCAGCCGGGGCCCTTCCGGGCGGTCCTCAAGTACCTGTACACGGGGGAGCTGGACGAGAACGAGCGTGACCTCATGCACATTGCCCACATTGCTGAGCTGCTCGAGGTCTTTGATCTCCGCATGATGGTGGCCAATATTCTCAACAATGAGGCCTTCATGAACCAGGAGATCACCAAGGCCTTCCATGTCCGTCGGACCAACCGGGTTAAGGAGTGTTTGGCAAAAGGCACCTTCTCAGGTATGAAACATGCTTGGAAGGCGAGGGGTTCTGCATTGGTGCTATTAGCATTGCCTGTCGGTCTTAGCTCCTGGTGTCCTGGAGCTGCGGCTGCCATGCTCTTGAAGCCTGGTTTTCCCCAGCTGGGAGCGGGGTTGTTACATGCCCCAAATCTTCTGGGTTCAGGAGGCGGCTCCGTGGCTCCCCTTGGGGCTCGTTCTCCCACCTTCTTTCATCGGTCCTCCTGTGATGCTTCTTCTGGACAGATGTGACCTTCATCCTGGATGATGGCACCATCAGCGCCCACAAGCCCCTGTTGATTTCCAGCTGTGACTGGATGGCTGCCATGTTCGGGGGGCCATTTGTGGAGAGCTCCACCCGGGAGGTAAGGCTGAGGACACAAAGCGGGGAAGGAGGGAGTGAGACATTGGCACCCTTTACATCTGAGGCACTGCCATTCAGGGTACTTTCTTCATCACTGACTTTGTGCTAACCACAGGGTGATGGGCCCAAGAGAGGTTTATGAGGTGGTTCCTGGAGCTAAGGATTATGCAATACACCAGGAGAGGGAATTACACTAACACCTCAACGTGAGAGTTTAGAAAGCACTTTCAGTTCATCATCTCATTGAATTCACACGCAACTTACACATGTGCCACTCCTACCGTATACTTAGGAAAGGGAGCCCctgagaagttaagtgacttgtatGAAGTTGGAAGTAGagttaggacttgaactcaggacTTCCATTCCTTGGCTCTTTACGTTGTACCTTACTGCCTCCCTGACCCACCTGAAACAATTGGATCCATCACTGTTTTAAAAGGtaggtttttttattattgaggtGTAGAGAGGCCCACAGATTGCGAGATGGCTGTCATTGATAAGACAACTTGTTACAGATCCCAAGAAGACGGGGCATGCCACACCACCATGGCTGGGGGTCACATGGGGAAGCTCTGGGGTcaatcaggaggcagagggtttCCATGGGAGGGAATGGGCGAGGCAGGTTGAGCAGGTTTAGGATTAGCTGGTTTGAATAATGTTAGCAGGCTCTGGGGCCTGGGGACTGTCTCTAGTTGTCTGTCACCTGGCTCTAGGGAGATTCGGGCAGGGGAATAGTGGCCTGGAGTGTGAGAGCCCATAGGGGAGGTGGTGGACTGtgggctctggattggttggtttgcatatgaAAGGCATGCTTGCAGGCAACTCCTTCACTATCTCTAGGACCTGGCCAGCCCTGGGGAAGGCAGTCCCTACAGGGCCAGCAAGGCTTTAGTTGTCAAAGCatcaaaattcagaaaataggcctaggtggtggctcacacctgtaatcccagcactttgaggggctgaggtgggaggattgcctgagcccaggagtttgagacctgcttggGAAACACAGAtaccatctccacaaaaaaaaaaaaaaaaaagagagagagaaagaaaagaagggagggagggagggaggaaggaagggaaggaaaagcatACTTAGCAGAACCACCTGCCCCTCTAATCAGTGCCCCTCCAGCTCTCATGATGCCACCACTTTCTCATGCACCTAGACTGGAAACTTAGGGTTAGAAGAAGCGTATCAATGTGTCCTTAGAAATATTCtcttagggccgggcgcggtggctcaagcctgtaatcccagcactttgggaggccgagacgggcggatcacgaggtcaggagatcaagaccatcctggctaacaccgtgaaaccccgtatctactaaaaatacaaaaaactagccgggcgaggtggcgggcgcctgtagtcccagctactccggaggctgaggcaggagaatggcgtaaacccgggaggcggagcttgcagtgagctgagatccggctactgcactccagcccaggctacagagcaagactccgtctcaaaaaaaaaaaaaaaaaaaaaaaagaaatattctcttaGGTTTGGTCTCTTTTCCATTCCAAGCAGAGTAGCCTGGGCAGTAGCCCTTGGTGTGCTCTGAACTCCTGGACCTCAGTTGCCCATCACTGAGTGTTGAACCTTGTACTTAACGAGGTTCTACTTCTTGCAGGCGCGTGGAGTTCTGAACATCCACACAGTTTTCCCTGCTGCTCTGTAACTGCTTCTGAGCGCAGGGACTGGGTCTTTTTCCTTCTGCCAAAAACCCTGTCAGCACCAGTCTCTTAGGAAGTGCTCACCAAATGCTTGAATGAAAAACAGAACCAAGCACGAGGCTGCATCACATCCTGTGATGTGGAATGTGCATTTTCTAAGATTTCTGGGAAGGAATTACTTAAGGAAGGCTAAGTGGAAGCGTTGGGAGTTGGTCTCTGAAGTGGGAGTAGGATTTGGATATACAAAATGTGAGACTAGGAGCTCTCACGGGCCCCAGGGGCCTGCCAGCCCCAGGCACTTCTCGGTACTATAGACGCCAGCTTTAAAGCTCTAGCCAGTTCCCAGCACAGCCTGGAGGGCCTGATGAGAAAGCAGTTTGTGTTGCAGCGCTGCTCTCAAGAGATCCTGGAGGCCCAAAGCAGCAGCTTTGCGCAGACAGAAAGAAGTCAGCTGCCATGGGCCTTACTTATTTTGTATCCCACTTCTGTTCCCTACAGGgatgg of Macaca fascicularis isolate 582-1 chromosome 8, T2T-MFA8v1.1 contains these proteins:
- the RHOBTB2 gene encoding rho-related BTB domain-containing protein 2 isoform X2, encoding MEGTHTSDFAIVMEEESRLMDSDMDYERPNVETIKCVVVGDNAVGKTRLICARACNATLTQYQLLATHVPTVWAIDQYRVCQEVLERSRDVVDDVSVSLRLWDTFGDHHKDRRFAYGRSDVVVLCFSIANPNSLHHVKTMWYPEIKHFCPRAPVILVGCQLDLRYADLEAVNRARRPLARPIKPNEILPPEKGREVAKELGIPYYETSVVAQFGIKDVFDNAIRAALISRRHLQFWKSHLRNVQRPLLQAPFLPPKPPPPIIVVPEPPSSSEECPAHLLEDPLCADVILVLQERVRIFAHKIYLSTSSSKFYDLFLMDLSEGELGGPSGPGGACPEDHQGHPDQHHHHHHHHHGRDFLLRAASFDVCESVDEAGGSGPAGLRASTSDGILRGNGTGYLPGRGRVLSSWSRAFVSIQEEMAEDPLTYKSRLMVVVKMDNSIQPGPFRAVLKYLYTGELDENERDLMHIAHIAELLEVFDLRMMVANILNNEAFMNQEITKAFHVRRTNRVKECLAKGTFSDVTFILDDGTISAHKPLLISSCDWMAAMFGGPFVESSTREVVFPYTSKSCMRAVLEYLYTGMFTSSPDLDDMKLIILANRLCLPHLVALTEQYTVTGLMEATQMMVDIDGDVLVFLELAQFHCAYQLADWCLHHICTNYNNVCRKFPRDMKAMSPENQEYFEKHRWPPVWYLKEEDHYQRARKEREKEDYLHLKRQPKRRWLFWNSPSSPSSSAASSSSPSSSSAVV
- the RHOBTB2 gene encoding rho-related BTB domain-containing protein 2 isoform X1, producing MQAWRKGPDGPRKTPSDSMSRLMDSDMDYERPNVETIKCVVVGDNAVGKTRLICARACNATLTQYQLLATHVPTVWAIDQYRVCQEVLERSRDVVDDVSVSLRLWDTFGDHHKDRRFAYGRSDVVVLCFSIANPNSLHHVKTMWYPEIKHFCPRAPVILVGCQLDLRYADLEAVNRARRPLARPIKPNEILPPEKGREVAKELGIPYYETSVVAQFGIKDVFDNAIRAALISRRHLQFWKSHLRNVQRPLLQAPFLPPKPPPPIIVVPEPPSSSEECPAHLLEDPLCADVILVLQERVRIFAHKIYLSTSSSKFYDLFLMDLSEGELGGPSGPGGACPEDHQGHPDQHHHHHHHHHGRDFLLRAASFDVCESVDEAGGSGPAGLRASTSDGILRGNGTGYLPGRGRVLSSWSRAFVSIQEEMAEDPLTYKSRLMVVVKMDNSIQPGPFRAVLKYLYTGELDENERDLMHIAHIAELLEVFDLRMMVANILNNEAFMNQEITKAFHVRRTNRVKECLAKGTFSDVTFILDDGTISAHKPLLISSCDWMAAMFGGPFVESSTREVVFPYTSKSCMRAVLEYLYTGMFTSSPDLDDMKLIILANRLCLPHLVALTEQYTVTGLMEATQMMVDIDGDVLVFLELAQFHCAYQLADWCLHHICTNYNNVCRKFPRDMKAMSPENQEYFEKHRWPPVWYLKEEDHYQRARKEREKEDYLHLKRQPKRRWLFWNSPSSPSSSAASSSSPSSSSAVV
- the RHOBTB2 gene encoding rho-related BTB domain-containing protein 2 isoform X3, with product MDSDMDYERPNVETIKCVVVGDNAVGKTRLICARACNATLTQYQLLATHVPTVWAIDQYRVCQEVLERSRDVVDDVSVSLRLWDTFGDHHKDRRFAYGRSDVVVLCFSIANPNSLHHVKTMWYPEIKHFCPRAPVILVGCQLDLRYADLEAVNRARRPLARPIKPNEILPPEKGREVAKELGIPYYETSVVAQFGIKDVFDNAIRAALISRRHLQFWKSHLRNVQRPLLQAPFLPPKPPPPIIVVPEPPSSSEECPAHLLEDPLCADVILVLQERVRIFAHKIYLSTSSSKFYDLFLMDLSEGELGGPSGPGGACPEDHQGHPDQHHHHHHHHHGRDFLLRAASFDVCESVDEAGGSGPAGLRASTSDGILRGNGTGYLPGRGRVLSSWSRAFVSIQEEMAEDPLTYKSRLMVVVKMDNSIQPGPFRAVLKYLYTGELDENERDLMHIAHIAELLEVFDLRMMVANILNNEAFMNQEITKAFHVRRTNRVKECLAKGTFSDVTFILDDGTISAHKPLLISSCDWMAAMFGGPFVESSTREVVFPYTSKSCMRAVLEYLYTGMFTSSPDLDDMKLIILANRLCLPHLVALTEQYTVTGLMEATQMMVDIDGDVLVFLELAQFHCAYQLADWCLHHICTNYNNVCRKFPRDMKAMSPENQEYFEKHRWPPVWYLKEEDHYQRARKEREKEDYLHLKRQPKRRWLFWNSPSSPSSSAASSSSPSSSSAVV